In Eubalaena glacialis isolate mEubGla1 chromosome 3, mEubGla1.1.hap2.+ XY, whole genome shotgun sequence, the following are encoded in one genomic region:
- the CLK2 gene encoding dual specificity protein kinase CLK2 isoform X3, protein MPHPRRYHSSERGSRGSYHEHYRSRKHKRRRSRSWSSSSDRTRRRRREDSYHVRSRSYDDRSSDRRAYDRRYCGSYRRNDYSRDRGEAYYDTDYRHSYEYHRENSSYRSQRSSRRKHRRRRRRSRTFSRSSSQHSSRRAKSVEDDAEGHLIYHVGDWLQERYEIVSTLGEGTFGRVVQCVDHRRGGARVALKIIKNVEKYKEAARLEINVLEKINEKDPDNKNLCVQMFDWFDYHGHMCISFELLGLSTFDFLKDNNYLPYPIHQVRHMAFQLCQAVKFLHDNKLTHTDLKPENILFVNSDYELTYNLEKKRDERSVKSTAVRVVDFGSATFDHEHHSTIVSTRHYRAPEVILELGWSQPCDVWSIGCIIFEYYVGFTLFQTHDNREHLAMMERILGPIPSRMIRKTRKQKYFYRGRLDWDENTSAGRYVRENCKPLRRYLTSEAEEHHQLFDLIESMLEYEPAKRLTLGEALQHPFFARLRAEPPTAKLWDSSRDISR, encoded by the exons aTGCCTCATCCTCGAAGATACCACTCTTCAGAGAGAGGCAGCCGGGGGAGTTACCACGAACACTATCGGAGCCGAAAGCATAAGAGACGAAGAAGCCGCTCCTGGTCAAGCAGCAGTGACCGGACACGGCGGCGCCGACGGGAAGACAGCTACCATGTCCGTTCCCGGAG CTATGATGATCGTTCATCCGACCGGAGGGCGTATGACCGGCGATACTGTGGCAGCTACAGGCGCAACGACTACAGCCGGGATCGGGGAGAAGCCTACTATGACACAGACTACCGGCATTCCTACGAATATCATCGGGAGAACAGCAGTTACCGCAGCCAGCGCAGCAGCCGTAGGAAGCACAGACGGCGGAGGCGGCGCAGCCGGACATTCAGCCGCTCATCTTCG CAGCACAGCAGCCGGAGAGCCAAGAGTGTAGAGGACGACGCTGAGGGCCACCTCATCTACCACGTCGGGGACTGGCTACAAGAGCGAT atgaaATTGTAAGCACCTTGGGAGAGGGGACCTTCGGCCGAGTTGTACAATGTGTTGACCATCGCAG GGGCGGAGCTCGAGTTGCCCTGAAGATCATTAAAAATGTGGAAAAGTACAAGGAAGCAGCTCGACTTGAAATCAATGTGCTGGAGAAAATCAATGAGAAGGATCCTGACAACAAGAA CCTCTGTGTCCAGATGTTTGACTGGTTTGACTACCATGGCCACATGTGTATCTCCTTTGAGCTTCTGGGCCTTAGCACCTTCGATTTCCTCAAAGACAACAACTACCTGCCCTACCCCATCCACCAAGTGCGCCACATGGCCTTCCAGCTGTGCCAGGCCGTCAAGT TCCTCCATGATAACAAGCTGACACATACGGACCTCAAGCCTGAAAATATTCTGTTTGTGAATTCGGACTACGAACTCACCTACAACCTAGAGAAG AAGCGAGATGAGCGCAGTGTGAAGAGCACAGCTGTGCGGGTGGTAGACTTTGGCAGTGCCACCTTTGACCATGAACACCATAGTACCATTGTCTCCACCCGCCATTACCGAGCACCAGAGGTCATCCTCG AGTTGGGCTGGTCTCAGCCTTGTGATGTGTGGAGTATAGGCTGCATCATCTTCGAATACTATGTTGGCTTCACCCTCTTCCAA ACCCATGACAACAGAGAACATCTAGCCATGATGGAAAGGATCTTGGGTCCTATCCCTTCCCGGATGATCCGAAAGACAAG GAAGCAGAAATATTTTTATCGGGGTCGCCTGGATTGGGATGAGAACACATCAGCTGGGCGCTACGTTCGAGAAAACTGCAAACCACTTCGG CGGTATCTGACCTCAGAGGCAGAGGAACACCACCAGCTCTTCGATCTGATTGAAAGCATGCTAGAGTATGAACCTGCTAAGCGGCTGACCTTGGGCGAAGCCCTTCAACACCCTTTCTTCGCCCGCCTTCGGGCTGAGCCACCTACCGCCAAGTTGTGGGACTCCAGTCGGGATATCAGTCGGTGA
- the SCAMP3 gene encoding secretory carrier-associated membrane protein 3 isoform X2 has protein sequence MAQSRDGGNPFAEPGELDNPFQDPAVIQHRPGTQYATLDVYNPFETQEPPPTYEPPAPVPIAPPSAPPLQSSRKLSPTEPKNYGSYSTQASAAAATAELLKKQEELNRKAEELDRRERELQHAALGGTATRQNNWPPLPSFCPVQPCFFQDISMEIPQEFQKTVSTMYYLWMCSTLALLLNFLACLASFCVETNNGSGFGLSILWILLFTPCSFVCWYRPMYKAFRSDSSFNFFVFFFIFFVQDVLFVLQAIGIPGWGFSGWISVLVVLEANNTAVAVLMLLVALFFTGIAVLGIVMLKRIHSLYRRTGASFQKAQQEFAAGVFSNPVVRTAAANAAAGAAENAFRAP, from the exons ATGGCTCAAAGCAGAGACGGTGGAAACCCCTTCGCCGAGCCCGGCGAGCTTGACAACCCCTTTCAG GACCCAGCTGTGATCCAGCACCGACCCGGCACACAGTATGCCACGCTTGACGTCTACAACCCTTTTGAGACCCAGGAG CCACCACCAACCTATGAGCCTCCTGCCCCTGTTCCGATAGCTCCACCCTCAGCTCCCCCTTTGCAGTCTTCGAGAAAGCTCAGCCCCACAGAACCCAAGAACTATGGCTCCTACAGCACCCAG GCTTCAGCTGCAGCAGCCACAGCTGAGCTGCTAAAGAAGCAGGAGGAGCTCAACCGGAAGGCAGAGGAGTTGGACCGGAGGGAGCGAGAACTCCAGCATGCTGCCCTCGGgggcacagcta CTCGACAGAACAATTGGCCCCCTCTACCTTCTTTTTGCCCAGTTCAGCCCTGCTTTTTCCAGGATATCTCCATGGAGATCCCCCAAGAATTTCAGAAGACAGTATCCACCATGTACTACCTCTGGATGT GCAGCACTCTGGCTCTTCTCCTGAATTTTCTTGCCTGCCTGGCCAGCTTCTGTGTGGAGACCAACAATGGCTCAGGCTTTGGGCTCTCTATCCTCTGGATCCTCCTTTTCACCCCCTGCTCCTTCGTCTGTTGGTACCGCCCCATGTATAAGGCTTTCCG GAGTGACAGTTCATTCAATTTCTtcgttttcttcttcattttcttcgtCCAGGATGTTCTGTTTGTCCTCCAGGCCATTGGCATCCCAGGTTGGGGGTTCAG TGGCTGGATCTCTGTTCTGGTGGTGCTGGAGGCCAACAACACAGCTGTAGCTGTGCTCATGCTGCTGGTTGCCCTGTTCTTCACTGGCATTGCTGTGCTGGGAATTGTGATGCTAAAGCGG ATCCACTCCTTGTATCGCCGCACAGGTGCCAGCTTTCAGAAGGCCCAGCAAGAATTTGCAGCTGGTGTCTTCTCCAACCCTGTGGTGCGAACCGCAGCTGCCAATGCAGCCGCTGGGGCTGCCGAAAATGCCTTCCGGGCACCGTGA
- the CLK2 gene encoding dual specificity protein kinase CLK2 isoform X1, with amino-acid sequence MPHPRRYHSSERGSRGSYHEHYRSRKHKRRRSRSWSSSSDRTRRRRREDSYHVRSRSSYDDRSSDRRAYDRRYCGSYRRNDYSRDRGEAYYDTDYRHSYEYHRENSSYRSQRSSRRKHRRRRRRSRTFSRSSSQHSSRRAKSVEDDAEGHLIYHVGDWLQERYEIVSTLGEGTFGRVVQCVDHRRGGARVALKIIKNVEKYKEAARLEINVLEKINEKDPDNKNLCVQMFDWFDYHGHMCISFELLGLSTFDFLKDNNYLPYPIHQVRHMAFQLCQAVKFLHDNKLTHTDLKPENILFVNSDYELTYNLEKKRDERSVKSTAVRVVDFGSATFDHEHHSTIVSTRHYRAPEVILELGWSQPCDVWSIGCIIFEYYVGFTLFQTHDNREHLAMMERILGPIPSRMIRKTRKQKYFYRGRLDWDENTSAGRYVRENCKPLRRYLTSEAEEHHQLFDLIESMLEYEPAKRLTLGEALQHPFFARLRAEPPTAKLWDSSRDISR; translated from the exons aTGCCTCATCCTCGAAGATACCACTCTTCAGAGAGAGGCAGCCGGGGGAGTTACCACGAACACTATCGGAGCCGAAAGCATAAGAGACGAAGAAGCCGCTCCTGGTCAAGCAGCAGTGACCGGACACGGCGGCGCCGACGGGAAGACAGCTACCATGTCCGTTCCCGGAG CAGCTATGATGATCGTTCATCCGACCGGAGGGCGTATGACCGGCGATACTGTGGCAGCTACAGGCGCAACGACTACAGCCGGGATCGGGGAGAAGCCTACTATGACACAGACTACCGGCATTCCTACGAATATCATCGGGAGAACAGCAGTTACCGCAGCCAGCGCAGCAGCCGTAGGAAGCACAGACGGCGGAGGCGGCGCAGCCGGACATTCAGCCGCTCATCTTCG CAGCACAGCAGCCGGAGAGCCAAGAGTGTAGAGGACGACGCTGAGGGCCACCTCATCTACCACGTCGGGGACTGGCTACAAGAGCGAT atgaaATTGTAAGCACCTTGGGAGAGGGGACCTTCGGCCGAGTTGTACAATGTGTTGACCATCGCAG GGGCGGAGCTCGAGTTGCCCTGAAGATCATTAAAAATGTGGAAAAGTACAAGGAAGCAGCTCGACTTGAAATCAATGTGCTGGAGAAAATCAATGAGAAGGATCCTGACAACAAGAA CCTCTGTGTCCAGATGTTTGACTGGTTTGACTACCATGGCCACATGTGTATCTCCTTTGAGCTTCTGGGCCTTAGCACCTTCGATTTCCTCAAAGACAACAACTACCTGCCCTACCCCATCCACCAAGTGCGCCACATGGCCTTCCAGCTGTGCCAGGCCGTCAAGT TCCTCCATGATAACAAGCTGACACATACGGACCTCAAGCCTGAAAATATTCTGTTTGTGAATTCGGACTACGAACTCACCTACAACCTAGAGAAG AAGCGAGATGAGCGCAGTGTGAAGAGCACAGCTGTGCGGGTGGTAGACTTTGGCAGTGCCACCTTTGACCATGAACACCATAGTACCATTGTCTCCACCCGCCATTACCGAGCACCAGAGGTCATCCTCG AGTTGGGCTGGTCTCAGCCTTGTGATGTGTGGAGTATAGGCTGCATCATCTTCGAATACTATGTTGGCTTCACCCTCTTCCAA ACCCATGACAACAGAGAACATCTAGCCATGATGGAAAGGATCTTGGGTCCTATCCCTTCCCGGATGATCCGAAAGACAAG GAAGCAGAAATATTTTTATCGGGGTCGCCTGGATTGGGATGAGAACACATCAGCTGGGCGCTACGTTCGAGAAAACTGCAAACCACTTCGG CGGTATCTGACCTCAGAGGCAGAGGAACACCACCAGCTCTTCGATCTGATTGAAAGCATGCTAGAGTATGAACCTGCTAAGCGGCTGACCTTGGGCGAAGCCCTTCAACACCCTTTCTTCGCCCGCCTTCGGGCTGAGCCACCTACCGCCAAGTTGTGGGACTCCAGTCGGGATATCAGTCGGTGA
- the CLK2 gene encoding dual specificity protein kinase CLK2 isoform X5, with protein MFDWFDYHGHMCISFELLGLSTFDFLKDNNYLPYPIHQVRHMAFQLCQAVKFLHDNKLTHTDLKPENILFVNSDYELTYNLEKKRDERSVKSTAVRVVDFGSATFDHEHHSTIVSTRHYRAPEVILELGWSQPCDVWSIGCIIFEYYVGFTLFQTHDNREHLAMMERILGPIPSRMIRKTRKQKYFYRGRLDWDENTSAGRYVRENCKPLRRYLTSEAEEHHQLFDLIESMLEYEPAKRLTLGEALQHPFFARLRAEPPTAKLWDSSRDISR; from the exons ATGTTTGACTGGTTTGACTACCATGGCCACATGTGTATCTCCTTTGAGCTTCTGGGCCTTAGCACCTTCGATTTCCTCAAAGACAACAACTACCTGCCCTACCCCATCCACCAAGTGCGCCACATGGCCTTCCAGCTGTGCCAGGCCGTCAAGT TCCTCCATGATAACAAGCTGACACATACGGACCTCAAGCCTGAAAATATTCTGTTTGTGAATTCGGACTACGAACTCACCTACAACCTAGAGAAG AAGCGAGATGAGCGCAGTGTGAAGAGCACAGCTGTGCGGGTGGTAGACTTTGGCAGTGCCACCTTTGACCATGAACACCATAGTACCATTGTCTCCACCCGCCATTACCGAGCACCAGAGGTCATCCTCG AGTTGGGCTGGTCTCAGCCTTGTGATGTGTGGAGTATAGGCTGCATCATCTTCGAATACTATGTTGGCTTCACCCTCTTCCAA ACCCATGACAACAGAGAACATCTAGCCATGATGGAAAGGATCTTGGGTCCTATCCCTTCCCGGATGATCCGAAAGACAAG GAAGCAGAAATATTTTTATCGGGGTCGCCTGGATTGGGATGAGAACACATCAGCTGGGCGCTACGTTCGAGAAAACTGCAAACCACTTCGG CGGTATCTGACCTCAGAGGCAGAGGAACACCACCAGCTCTTCGATCTGATTGAAAGCATGCTAGAGTATGAACCTGCTAAGCGGCTGACCTTGGGCGAAGCCCTTCAACACCCTTTCTTCGCCCGCCTTCGGGCTGAGCCACCTACCGCCAAGTTGTGGGACTCCAGTCGGGATATCAGTCGGTGA
- the CLK2 gene encoding dual specificity protein kinase CLK2 isoform X4 yields the protein MPHPRRYHSSERGSRGSYHEHYRSRKHKRRRSRSWSSSSDRTRRRRREDSYHVRSRSYDDRSSDRRAYDRRYCGSYRRNDYSRDRGEAYYDTDYRHSYEYHRENSSYRSQRSSRRKHRRRRRRSRTFSRSSSHSSRRAKSVEDDAEGHLIYHVGDWLQERYEIVSTLGEGTFGRVVQCVDHRRGGARVALKIIKNVEKYKEAARLEINVLEKINEKDPDNKNLCVQMFDWFDYHGHMCISFELLGLSTFDFLKDNNYLPYPIHQVRHMAFQLCQAVKFLHDNKLTHTDLKPENILFVNSDYELTYNLEKKRDERSVKSTAVRVVDFGSATFDHEHHSTIVSTRHYRAPEVILELGWSQPCDVWSIGCIIFEYYVGFTLFQTHDNREHLAMMERILGPIPSRMIRKTRKQKYFYRGRLDWDENTSAGRYVRENCKPLRRYLTSEAEEHHQLFDLIESMLEYEPAKRLTLGEALQHPFFARLRAEPPTAKLWDSSRDISR from the exons aTGCCTCATCCTCGAAGATACCACTCTTCAGAGAGAGGCAGCCGGGGGAGTTACCACGAACACTATCGGAGCCGAAAGCATAAGAGACGAAGAAGCCGCTCCTGGTCAAGCAGCAGTGACCGGACACGGCGGCGCCGACGGGAAGACAGCTACCATGTCCGTTCCCGGAG CTATGATGATCGTTCATCCGACCGGAGGGCGTATGACCGGCGATACTGTGGCAGCTACAGGCGCAACGACTACAGCCGGGATCGGGGAGAAGCCTACTATGACACAGACTACCGGCATTCCTACGAATATCATCGGGAGAACAGCAGTTACCGCAGCCAGCGCAGCAGCCGTAGGAAGCACAGACGGCGGAGGCGGCGCAGCCGGACATTCAGCCGCTCATCTTCG CACAGCAGCCGGAGAGCCAAGAGTGTAGAGGACGACGCTGAGGGCCACCTCATCTACCACGTCGGGGACTGGCTACAAGAGCGAT atgaaATTGTAAGCACCTTGGGAGAGGGGACCTTCGGCCGAGTTGTACAATGTGTTGACCATCGCAG GGGCGGAGCTCGAGTTGCCCTGAAGATCATTAAAAATGTGGAAAAGTACAAGGAAGCAGCTCGACTTGAAATCAATGTGCTGGAGAAAATCAATGAGAAGGATCCTGACAACAAGAA CCTCTGTGTCCAGATGTTTGACTGGTTTGACTACCATGGCCACATGTGTATCTCCTTTGAGCTTCTGGGCCTTAGCACCTTCGATTTCCTCAAAGACAACAACTACCTGCCCTACCCCATCCACCAAGTGCGCCACATGGCCTTCCAGCTGTGCCAGGCCGTCAAGT TCCTCCATGATAACAAGCTGACACATACGGACCTCAAGCCTGAAAATATTCTGTTTGTGAATTCGGACTACGAACTCACCTACAACCTAGAGAAG AAGCGAGATGAGCGCAGTGTGAAGAGCACAGCTGTGCGGGTGGTAGACTTTGGCAGTGCCACCTTTGACCATGAACACCATAGTACCATTGTCTCCACCCGCCATTACCGAGCACCAGAGGTCATCCTCG AGTTGGGCTGGTCTCAGCCTTGTGATGTGTGGAGTATAGGCTGCATCATCTTCGAATACTATGTTGGCTTCACCCTCTTCCAA ACCCATGACAACAGAGAACATCTAGCCATGATGGAAAGGATCTTGGGTCCTATCCCTTCCCGGATGATCCGAAAGACAAG GAAGCAGAAATATTTTTATCGGGGTCGCCTGGATTGGGATGAGAACACATCAGCTGGGCGCTACGTTCGAGAAAACTGCAAACCACTTCGG CGGTATCTGACCTCAGAGGCAGAGGAACACCACCAGCTCTTCGATCTGATTGAAAGCATGCTAGAGTATGAACCTGCTAAGCGGCTGACCTTGGGCGAAGCCCTTCAACACCCTTTCTTCGCCCGCCTTCGGGCTGAGCCACCTACCGCCAAGTTGTGGGACTCCAGTCGGGATATCAGTCGGTGA
- the CLK2 gene encoding dual specificity protein kinase CLK2 isoform X2, translating into MPHPRRYHSSERGSRGSYHEHYRSRKHKRRRSRSWSSSSDRTRRRRREDSYHVRSRSSYDDRSSDRRAYDRRYCGSYRRNDYSRDRGEAYYDTDYRHSYEYHRENSSYRSQRSSRRKHRRRRRRSRTFSRSSSHSSRRAKSVEDDAEGHLIYHVGDWLQERYEIVSTLGEGTFGRVVQCVDHRRGGARVALKIIKNVEKYKEAARLEINVLEKINEKDPDNKNLCVQMFDWFDYHGHMCISFELLGLSTFDFLKDNNYLPYPIHQVRHMAFQLCQAVKFLHDNKLTHTDLKPENILFVNSDYELTYNLEKKRDERSVKSTAVRVVDFGSATFDHEHHSTIVSTRHYRAPEVILELGWSQPCDVWSIGCIIFEYYVGFTLFQTHDNREHLAMMERILGPIPSRMIRKTRKQKYFYRGRLDWDENTSAGRYVRENCKPLRRYLTSEAEEHHQLFDLIESMLEYEPAKRLTLGEALQHPFFARLRAEPPTAKLWDSSRDISR; encoded by the exons aTGCCTCATCCTCGAAGATACCACTCTTCAGAGAGAGGCAGCCGGGGGAGTTACCACGAACACTATCGGAGCCGAAAGCATAAGAGACGAAGAAGCCGCTCCTGGTCAAGCAGCAGTGACCGGACACGGCGGCGCCGACGGGAAGACAGCTACCATGTCCGTTCCCGGAG CAGCTATGATGATCGTTCATCCGACCGGAGGGCGTATGACCGGCGATACTGTGGCAGCTACAGGCGCAACGACTACAGCCGGGATCGGGGAGAAGCCTACTATGACACAGACTACCGGCATTCCTACGAATATCATCGGGAGAACAGCAGTTACCGCAGCCAGCGCAGCAGCCGTAGGAAGCACAGACGGCGGAGGCGGCGCAGCCGGACATTCAGCCGCTCATCTTCG CACAGCAGCCGGAGAGCCAAGAGTGTAGAGGACGACGCTGAGGGCCACCTCATCTACCACGTCGGGGACTGGCTACAAGAGCGAT atgaaATTGTAAGCACCTTGGGAGAGGGGACCTTCGGCCGAGTTGTACAATGTGTTGACCATCGCAG GGGCGGAGCTCGAGTTGCCCTGAAGATCATTAAAAATGTGGAAAAGTACAAGGAAGCAGCTCGACTTGAAATCAATGTGCTGGAGAAAATCAATGAGAAGGATCCTGACAACAAGAA CCTCTGTGTCCAGATGTTTGACTGGTTTGACTACCATGGCCACATGTGTATCTCCTTTGAGCTTCTGGGCCTTAGCACCTTCGATTTCCTCAAAGACAACAACTACCTGCCCTACCCCATCCACCAAGTGCGCCACATGGCCTTCCAGCTGTGCCAGGCCGTCAAGT TCCTCCATGATAACAAGCTGACACATACGGACCTCAAGCCTGAAAATATTCTGTTTGTGAATTCGGACTACGAACTCACCTACAACCTAGAGAAG AAGCGAGATGAGCGCAGTGTGAAGAGCACAGCTGTGCGGGTGGTAGACTTTGGCAGTGCCACCTTTGACCATGAACACCATAGTACCATTGTCTCCACCCGCCATTACCGAGCACCAGAGGTCATCCTCG AGTTGGGCTGGTCTCAGCCTTGTGATGTGTGGAGTATAGGCTGCATCATCTTCGAATACTATGTTGGCTTCACCCTCTTCCAA ACCCATGACAACAGAGAACATCTAGCCATGATGGAAAGGATCTTGGGTCCTATCCCTTCCCGGATGATCCGAAAGACAAG GAAGCAGAAATATTTTTATCGGGGTCGCCTGGATTGGGATGAGAACACATCAGCTGGGCGCTACGTTCGAGAAAACTGCAAACCACTTCGG CGGTATCTGACCTCAGAGGCAGAGGAACACCACCAGCTCTTCGATCTGATTGAAAGCATGCTAGAGTATGAACCTGCTAAGCGGCTGACCTTGGGCGAAGCCCTTCAACACCCTTTCTTCGCCCGCCTTCGGGCTGAGCCACCTACCGCCAAGTTGTGGGACTCCAGTCGGGATATCAGTCGGTGA
- the SCAMP3 gene encoding secretory carrier-associated membrane protein 3 isoform X1, which yields MAQSRDGGNPFAEPGELDNPFQVTCAGLFGAAEDPAVIQHRPGTQYATLDVYNPFETQEPPPTYEPPAPVPIAPPSAPPLQSSRKLSPTEPKNYGSYSTQASAAAATAELLKKQEELNRKAEELDRRERELQHAALGGTATRQNNWPPLPSFCPVQPCFFQDISMEIPQEFQKTVSTMYYLWMCSTLALLLNFLACLASFCVETNNGSGFGLSILWILLFTPCSFVCWYRPMYKAFRSDSSFNFFVFFFIFFVQDVLFVLQAIGIPGWGFSGWISVLVVLEANNTAVAVLMLLVALFFTGIAVLGIVMLKRIHSLYRRTGASFQKAQQEFAAGVFSNPVVRTAAANAAAGAAENAFRAP from the exons ATGGCTCAAAGCAGAGACGGTGGAAACCCCTTCGCCGAGCCCGGCGAGCTTGACAACCCCTTTCAGGTGACTTGCGCCGGCCTCTTTGGGGCAGCTGAG GACCCAGCTGTGATCCAGCACCGACCCGGCACACAGTATGCCACGCTTGACGTCTACAACCCTTTTGAGACCCAGGAG CCACCACCAACCTATGAGCCTCCTGCCCCTGTTCCGATAGCTCCACCCTCAGCTCCCCCTTTGCAGTCTTCGAGAAAGCTCAGCCCCACAGAACCCAAGAACTATGGCTCCTACAGCACCCAG GCTTCAGCTGCAGCAGCCACAGCTGAGCTGCTAAAGAAGCAGGAGGAGCTCAACCGGAAGGCAGAGGAGTTGGACCGGAGGGAGCGAGAACTCCAGCATGCTGCCCTCGGgggcacagcta CTCGACAGAACAATTGGCCCCCTCTACCTTCTTTTTGCCCAGTTCAGCCCTGCTTTTTCCAGGATATCTCCATGGAGATCCCCCAAGAATTTCAGAAGACAGTATCCACCATGTACTACCTCTGGATGT GCAGCACTCTGGCTCTTCTCCTGAATTTTCTTGCCTGCCTGGCCAGCTTCTGTGTGGAGACCAACAATGGCTCAGGCTTTGGGCTCTCTATCCTCTGGATCCTCCTTTTCACCCCCTGCTCCTTCGTCTGTTGGTACCGCCCCATGTATAAGGCTTTCCG GAGTGACAGTTCATTCAATTTCTtcgttttcttcttcattttcttcgtCCAGGATGTTCTGTTTGTCCTCCAGGCCATTGGCATCCCAGGTTGGGGGTTCAG TGGCTGGATCTCTGTTCTGGTGGTGCTGGAGGCCAACAACACAGCTGTAGCTGTGCTCATGCTGCTGGTTGCCCTGTTCTTCACTGGCATTGCTGTGCTGGGAATTGTGATGCTAAAGCGG ATCCACTCCTTGTATCGCCGCACAGGTGCCAGCTTTCAGAAGGCCCAGCAAGAATTTGCAGCTGGTGTCTTCTCCAACCCTGTGGTGCGAACCGCAGCTGCCAATGCAGCCGCTGGGGCTGCCGAAAATGCCTTCCGGGCACCGTGA